The following proteins are encoded in a genomic region of Xanthomonas cassavae CFBP 4642:
- a CDS encoding PQQ-binding-like beta-propeller repeat protein, producing the protein MTNSNRRLRLRSLTLIPCLLASAVAFAQSGATTAAPSQQPVSSLDAQAFARSGQLWSAFGSNLPFASPTNWPTAGGGYLNSRFAPGEWKINRTTVKGLKPAWTLTTTGDISATPSVEGGTLYVPDWGGTLYSVDTQTGKPNWQAKLSDYTGNAASVTRNTPAISAKSIIVGDRAAGTVLAIDKKTGKLLWKTTAEANPQARITSSPVIYGNRIYVPVSSGDWGNLDPTHTFSFRGSVVALDLDTGKKVWQFYNVPEGYTGASVWGQVAIDPINRRLYFGTGNNYNIPASVGNCVSNARSHGGSELTVQDELNCMAPDNYVDSVISLNLDTGKLVWANRAQGYDAWNLSCVVAPTNGLCPNTQATNLTGPDYDFGGAGVQLFAVPRDGKLQQLVGAGQKSGIYWAFDAKTGAKVWSTQVGPGGTAGGVEWGTAFDPYKSQVYVAINNSSNATYTLGPANTQSHNGGSWAALDAATGKIKWQVKVPGINRVSPTVPAGGQGSLTSSPNLLFAGSMAGNMVALDTDTGATLWNYDASGSVISSPAISNGALYWGAGYGRFNFGTAATSNQLIKFVPNGSAAE; encoded by the coding sequence ATGACCAACTCCAATCGCCGCTTGCGGTTACGCAGTTTGACGCTCATTCCCTGCCTGCTCGCCAGCGCAGTGGCCTTCGCCCAGTCTGGCGCCACGACCGCCGCACCCTCCCAGCAACCAGTGTCGTCCCTGGATGCCCAGGCGTTTGCGCGCTCCGGCCAGCTGTGGAGCGCCTTCGGCAGCAACCTCCCGTTCGCGAGCCCCACCAATTGGCCCACCGCCGGTGGCGGTTACTTGAACTCGCGCTTCGCACCGGGCGAATGGAAGATCAATCGCACCACCGTCAAAGGCCTCAAGCCGGCCTGGACCCTGACCACCACCGGCGACATCTCGGCCACGCCGAGCGTGGAAGGCGGCACCCTGTATGTGCCCGACTGGGGCGGCACCCTGTACAGCGTCGACACCCAGACCGGCAAGCCGAACTGGCAGGCCAAGTTGTCCGACTACACCGGCAACGCCGCTTCGGTGACGCGCAACACCCCGGCCATCAGCGCCAAGAGCATCATCGTCGGCGACCGGGCTGCAGGCACCGTGCTGGCGATCGACAAGAAGACCGGCAAGCTGCTGTGGAAGACCACCGCCGAAGCCAACCCGCAGGCGCGTATCACCTCCTCGCCGGTCATCTACGGCAACCGCATTTACGTGCCCGTGTCCTCCGGCGACTGGGGAAATCTCGACCCGACCCACACCTTCAGCTTCCGCGGCAGCGTCGTGGCGCTGGATCTGGATACCGGCAAAAAGGTGTGGCAGTTCTACAACGTGCCCGAGGGCTATACCGGTGCATCGGTGTGGGGCCAGGTGGCGATCGACCCGATCAACCGCCGCCTGTATTTCGGCACCGGCAACAACTACAACATTCCCGCCAGCGTGGGTAACTGCGTCTCCAATGCGCGCTCCCACGGAGGCAGCGAACTCACCGTGCAGGATGAGCTCAACTGCATGGCACCGGACAACTACGTCGATTCGGTGATTTCGCTGAACCTGGACACCGGCAAGCTGGTCTGGGCCAACCGCGCGCAGGGCTATGACGCCTGGAACCTGTCCTGCGTCGTCGCACCCACCAATGGCCTGTGCCCGAACACGCAGGCGACCAACCTGACCGGTCCGGATTACGACTTTGGCGGCGCCGGCGTGCAGTTGTTCGCAGTGCCGCGCGACGGCAAGCTGCAGCAACTGGTCGGTGCCGGTCAGAAGAGCGGCATCTACTGGGCCTTCGACGCCAAGACCGGCGCCAAGGTGTGGTCGACCCAGGTCGGCCCGGGCGGCACCGCCGGCGGCGTGGAATGGGGCACTGCGTTCGACCCGTACAAGTCGCAGGTGTATGTGGCCATCAACAACAGCTCCAATGCCACCTATACGCTGGGGCCTGCCAATACCCAGAGCCACAATGGCGGTTCGTGGGCTGCGCTGGACGCGGCCACCGGCAAGATCAAGTGGCAGGTCAAGGTGCCGGGCATCAACCGCGTCAGTCCCACAGTGCCGGCCGGTGGCCAGGGCTCGCTGACGTCCTCGCCCAACCTGCTGTTCGCCGGCTCGATGGCCGGCAACATGGTGGCGCTGGATACCGACACCGGTGCGACGCTGTGGAACTACGACGCCTCCGGCTCGGTGATCAGCTCGCCGGCGATTTCCAACGGCGCACTGTACTGGGGTGCCGGCTACGGCCGCTTCAACTTCGGCACTGCTGCCACCAGCAACCAACTGATCAAGTTCGTGCCAAACGGCAGCGCGGCCGAGTAA
- a CDS encoding 3-dehydroquinate dehydratase — protein sequence MSIMIVRGPEASLPLVRGPQPLPRAVIGQLVQCAGDAGKTVALRACRSEQELLDALRVAGQARMEIALIDPGSCVDSPRLHRLLDALPYPFVEAHDDSVDRPERCLPDGLTQRVATVRGYCAQSYLLGLEIALEHLGCTEIQGDVHVGT from the coding sequence ATGTCGATCATGATCGTGCGTGGGCCGGAGGCATCGCTGCCGTTGGTGCGTGGGCCGCAGCCGTTGCCACGGGCGGTGATCGGCCAGCTGGTGCAGTGCGCCGGCGACGCGGGCAAGACGGTGGCGCTGCGGGCCTGCAGGTCGGAGCAGGAATTGCTGGATGCCTTGCGCGTGGCCGGCCAGGCGCGGATGGAGATCGCGCTGATCGATCCAGGCAGCTGCGTGGACAGCCCACGCCTGCATCGTCTCCTTGACGCGCTGCCGTATCCGTTCGTGGAGGCCCACGACGACAGCGTGGACCGGCCGGAACGCTGCCTGCCGGATGGCTTGACGCAGCGCGTGGCCACGGTGCGCGGTTATTGCGCACAGAGCTACCTGCTCGGGCTGGAAATTGCGCTGGAACATCTGGGCTGCACGGAGATACAGGGCGATGTCCACGTCGGGACCTGA